The proteins below are encoded in one region of Paenibacillus sp. YYML68:
- a CDS encoding putative phage tail protein, whose amino-acid sequence MPVNLQPYLPEYYLDIREFRELVQTENAELDVLRGALEQLLDDQYIETSGETAILRRELMSGIRADPKAETLGLRRSRLLAKSRSRIPFSTLTLQGIAEAYTGKPARVAIDAESLIVTFYFEESFVTNASFYQQVDKVIPSNMQIVKQGYWEDENTIEVRRSYTDLMYPFQAFASQTLYTGTKYGGPTIVNLPTPPVYNNGTLVASQSAYVTKQQAPYAITGLIYAGSSGVAIPPMIDPADQAVTYTGSLEASATYSVVTKAYRATGTVNAGTGEVI is encoded by the coding sequence ATGCCAGTTAACCTACAGCCATATTTACCCGAATATTACCTCGACATACGAGAGTTTCGAGAGCTGGTCCAGACGGAGAATGCCGAGCTAGACGTACTGCGGGGCGCTCTGGAGCAGCTGCTCGATGACCAGTATATTGAAACTTCGGGCGAAACGGCGATCTTAAGACGGGAGCTGATGAGCGGTATTCGTGCCGATCCTAAGGCCGAGACGCTCGGGCTGCGCAGAAGCCGTCTGCTGGCGAAGTCGCGCAGTCGAATTCCGTTCTCCACCTTGACGCTGCAAGGCATCGCTGAGGCGTATACGGGCAAGCCTGCACGTGTCGCGATTGACGCGGAAAGTCTTATCGTGACCTTTTACTTTGAGGAATCGTTCGTCACGAACGCGAGCTTCTATCAGCAAGTCGATAAGGTGATTCCATCGAACATGCAGATCGTCAAGCAGGGTTATTGGGAGGACGAGAATACGATTGAGGTTAGACGCAGCTATACGGACCTGATGTATCCGTTTCAAGCATTCGCCTCTCAGACGCTATACACGGGCACGAAATACGGCGGACCGACCATCGTAAACTTGCCTACTCCGCCGGTGTACAATAACGGAACGCTTGTGGCCAGCCAAAGTGCATATGTAACGAAGCAGCAAGCGCCGTATGCGATTACGGGGCTTATTTATGCTGGGAGCAGCGGCGTAGCGATACCGCCGATGATCGATCCGGCCGATCAAGCAGTCACTTATACGGGATCGCTGGAAGCCAGCGCGACCTACAGCGTAGTAACCAAAGCTTACAGGGCTACGGGAACAGTTAACGCAGGAACGGGGGAAGTAATCTGA